One window of Dyadobacter sandarakinus genomic DNA carries:
- a CDS encoding CgeB family protein, translating to MNIVLFYHSLLSDWNHGNAHFLRGISTELIRRGNKVTIYEPENAWSLQNLLADYGQDAVNEFHTYYPLLSSTQYNPATIDLDKVLEGADLVLVHEWNEHALVKAIGEKKQRYGFKLLFHDTHHRAVTERESMSAYDISRYDGVLAFGGMIRDIYLKEKWAKKAWTWHEAADTNIFHPIENAAPEGDLVWIGNWGDEERTKELFEFIIEPVKELNIKAKIYGVRYPDYAKQALADAGIDYAGWLPNFKAPEVFARYRFTAHVPRGPYVRSLPGIPTIRPFEAMACGIPLLSAPWNDSEGLFTPGKDFLFVKNKEEMKRRIDQVLTGDAEITAMKQHALETILAKHTCAHRTDELYDICEEIGVNNFSKNTIAI from the coding sequence ATGAACATTGTCCTTTTTTACCATTCCCTCTTGTCGGACTGGAACCACGGAAATGCCCATTTTCTGAGGGGGATTTCGACGGAGCTGATCCGCAGGGGAAACAAGGTGACCATTTACGAACCTGAAAACGCATGGAGCCTGCAGAACCTGCTGGCAGATTACGGGCAGGATGCTGTAAATGAATTTCATACGTACTACCCGCTGCTGAGCAGTACCCAGTACAACCCTGCCACCATCGACCTCGACAAGGTTCTGGAAGGCGCGGACCTGGTACTTGTGCACGAATGGAATGAGCATGCGCTGGTAAAGGCCATAGGGGAGAAGAAGCAGCGGTATGGGTTCAAGCTCCTTTTTCACGATACCCACCACCGGGCTGTGACAGAGCGTGAAAGTATGAGCGCCTACGACATTTCCAGGTACGACGGCGTGCTCGCCTTCGGTGGCATGATCCGCGACATTTACCTGAAAGAAAAATGGGCGAAAAAAGCATGGACCTGGCACGAAGCGGCGGATACCAACATTTTTCATCCCATAGAAAACGCGGCGCCCGAGGGCGACCTGGTGTGGATCGGTAACTGGGGCGATGAGGAGCGTACCAAAGAATTGTTTGAATTTATCATAGAGCCTGTCAAGGAGCTGAATATCAAGGCTAAGATTTACGGCGTACGCTATCCCGACTATGCCAAACAGGCGCTTGCGGATGCGGGGATTGACTATGCGGGCTGGCTGCCCAACTTCAAAGCGCCGGAGGTATTTGCCCGCTACCGGTTTACCGCACATGTACCGAGGGGCCCCTACGTAAGGTCGCTGCCGGGTATCCCGACCATCCGCCCGTTTGAGGCGATGGCTTGCGGCATTCCCCTGTTATCCGCTCCGTGGAACGATTCGGAAGGCCTTTTTACACCCGGTAAGGATTTTCTTTTTGTTAAAAATAAAGAAGAAATGAAGCGCCGGATCGATCAGGTGCTGACCGGCGATGCGGAGATTACGGCCATGAAGCAGCATGCACTCGAAACAATCCTGGCCAAACATACCTGCGCCCACCGCACCGACGAGCTTTACGATATCTGTGAGGAAATCGGCGTAAACAACTTTTCAAAAAACACCATAGCGATATGA
- a CDS encoding CgeB family protein, translating to MKFAFFGSSLVSAYWNGAATYYRGIIRAMHESGHQITFYEPDAYDRQKNRDIADPDYARIVVYQPNEADVFRVLEEAMHADVIIKTSGVGVFDELLEKEVAKLGSQDKFVIFWDVDAPATLDRVQHTEGDYFRELIPQYNLVLTYGGGDPVINAYTALGARKCVPIYNALDPETHHPVEKEERFHADLVFLGNRLPDREKRVEQFFLEVAAQMPEQSFILGGNGWHDKPMSANIHYLGHVFTKDHNALNCSPKAVLNISRDSMAKYGFSPATRVFEAAGAGACIITDYWEGIDFFFEPGREILVARSGEEVGELLASLTEEQARAIGQAALQKVLDQHTYAHRVVELERVLSEEPVLSKAAL from the coding sequence ATGAAATTTGCATTCTTTGGTTCCAGCCTCGTATCGGCTTACTGGAACGGTGCCGCTACATATTACCGGGGCATTATCCGGGCCATGCACGAAAGCGGCCACCAGATTACATTCTATGAACCCGACGCATACGACCGTCAGAAAAACCGTGACATAGCCGATCCGGACTACGCCCGCATAGTGGTGTACCAGCCCAATGAAGCGGACGTGTTCCGGGTGCTGGAAGAGGCCATGCATGCAGACGTGATCATCAAAACAAGCGGTGTGGGTGTGTTTGACGAGCTGCTGGAAAAAGAAGTAGCGAAGCTGGGCAGCCAGGATAAGTTCGTGATTTTCTGGGATGTGGATGCGCCCGCAACACTCGACCGGGTGCAGCATACAGAGGGGGACTACTTCCGCGAGCTGATTCCGCAGTACAACCTGGTGCTCACTTACGGAGGTGGCGATCCCGTGATCAATGCCTATACAGCCCTAGGCGCCCGCAAGTGTGTGCCGATCTACAATGCGCTGGATCCCGAGACGCATCATCCCGTTGAAAAAGAAGAACGCTTTCATGCCGACCTGGTATTCCTCGGAAACCGGCTTCCCGACCGTGAGAAAAGGGTGGAGCAGTTTTTCCTGGAAGTTGCTGCGCAAATGCCTGAGCAAAGTTTTATCCTGGGCGGAAATGGCTGGCACGACAAGCCGATGAGTGCCAATATTCACTACCTGGGCCATGTTTTTACCAAAGATCACAATGCGCTGAACTGCTCGCCGAAAGCCGTGCTCAACATCAGCCGCGACAGCATGGCCAAATACGGCTTTTCGCCGGCTACCCGCGTTTTTGAAGCTGCAGGGGCGGGTGCCTGCATCATTACTGATTATTGGGAAGGTATCGACTTCTTTTTTGAACCGGGCAGGGAAATACTCGTAGCACGCTCAGGCGAGGAGGTAGGCGAGCTGCTGGCTTCGCTCACCGAAGAGCAGGCCCGGGCCATAGGACAGGCAGCATTGCAGAAAGTGCTCGATCAGCATACCTACGCTCACCGCGTGGTTGAGCTGGAAAGGGTATTAAGTGAAGAACCTGTTTTATCCAAAGCTGCGCTATGA
- a CDS encoding glycosyltransferase family 4 protein, with protein MAEADRSAPLKVLMTADTVGGVWTYAMDLCRSLGPEGVHFHLVTMGAPMQPWQREEAGALDYVTIYETAFRLEWMEDPWEDVERSGAYLRSLESVIVPDILHLNGYAHAAMPWKTPVISVAHSDVFSWFDAVKQSRPDAGWDVYYQRVKAGLMQADHVVAPSQAMMDDICRIYGVPRSRSVIYNARTAGLFAAGEKERTIMCMGRIWDEAKNVRLIVDAAHLLRYPVRIAGENQFEHNSVSMDAGSIVALGKLGSAQVAAELASAGIYCHPARYEPFGLSVLEAALSGCALVLGDIPSLREIWGEAAVYVDTRNPEALAARLNTLMEDPFHLKQLAEKAQARAAQFSTARQAADYLGLYRALAGQKSIELQQNTSL; from the coding sequence ATGGCCGAAGCTGATCGTTCCGCTCCGCTGAAAGTACTGATGACTGCGGATACGGTGGGCGGCGTGTGGACCTATGCTATGGATCTCTGCCGTTCCCTGGGTCCGGAGGGCGTGCATTTTCACCTGGTCACCATGGGGGCGCCCATGCAGCCGTGGCAGCGGGAAGAAGCCGGAGCGCTCGATTATGTCACCATTTACGAGACGGCTTTCCGGTTGGAATGGATGGAAGATCCCTGGGAGGATGTGGAGCGTTCGGGCGCGTACCTCCGCTCCCTCGAAAGCGTGATTGTGCCCGATATTCTCCATTTAAACGGCTACGCACATGCTGCCATGCCGTGGAAAACACCCGTCATATCTGTCGCGCACAGTGATGTGTTCTCCTGGTTTGATGCCGTGAAGCAAAGCCGTCCGGATGCCGGCTGGGATGTATATTACCAGCGCGTAAAGGCAGGATTAATGCAGGCTGATCATGTAGTAGCGCCTTCGCAGGCCATGATGGACGACATTTGCCGCATTTACGGAGTACCCCGATCGCGCAGCGTCATATACAATGCCCGGACCGCGGGACTTTTTGCGGCAGGAGAAAAAGAGCGCACAATCATGTGCATGGGGCGGATCTGGGATGAGGCCAAGAATGTCCGCCTGATTGTCGATGCGGCGCACCTGCTCAGGTATCCTGTGAGGATTGCAGGTGAAAACCAGTTTGAGCATAATTCCGTCAGTATGGATGCGGGCAGCATTGTGGCTTTGGGTAAGCTCGGGTCAGCGCAGGTAGCGGCAGAGCTGGCATCAGCAGGCATTTACTGTCATCCTGCCCGGTACGAACCCTTCGGACTCTCGGTACTGGAAGCTGCGCTCTCGGGATGTGCGCTGGTACTGGGGGATATTCCTTCCCTGCGGGAGATCTGGGGTGAGGCAGCTGTTTACGTGGATACCAGAAATCCGGAAGCACTGGCTGCCCGGCTGAACACGCTCATGGAAGATCCTTTTCACCTGAAACAACTGGCTGAAAAAGCCCAGGCCAGGGCTGCACAGTTCAGTACAGCGCGCCAGGCCGCAGACTACCTTGGCCTGTACCGTGCACTTGCCGGACAAAAAAGCATTGAGTTACAGCAAAACACGAGTTTATGA